Proteins encoded together in one Triticum dicoccoides isolate Atlit2015 ecotype Zavitan chromosome 7B, WEW_v2.0, whole genome shotgun sequence window:
- the LOC119338279 gene encoding uncharacterized protein LOC119338279 has product MATHPNFHASAFDGSVQNTEFKFSSLYWHHIYSGPSPNQSVLIGAEATTGLGQSAVNDWTIYGGVGSDVELVARAQGLHLYAGSWHNTFTLRFEIERLKKSTLQVMGASVEDEGEWSIVGGTGDLAMARGVVAKRLHEKTDGGDIVELTIHGFCRMQLPILNKRGPWGGKQGSAVGLEKPSKIASITIHYQEIINSFEYIYVDQYGNIGNTNIWGTKSPNHAEIVLGPDEIVTGMSGTVIKHNNLDVIQTLMFTTSKKTYGPYGNTTNIQGGTTFSTVVPNGQAIVGFFGHTDMKCLNGIGVYMA; this is encoded by the exons ATGGCCACTCACCCCAATTTCCATGCTAGTGCATTTGATGGGTCGGTGCAAAACACCGAGTTTAAGTTCAGTAGCTTGTACTGGCACCACATTTATTCTGGACCAAGCCCAAACCAATCAGTTTTGATAGGTGCAGAGGCTACCACTGGGTTGGGCCAGTCAGCAGTTAACGATTGGACGATTTATGGTGGGGTTGGCTCCGACGTGGAGCTAGTGGCACGCGCACAAGGATTGCATCTCTACGCTGGTAGTTGGCACAATACATTCACCCTTCGTTTCGAGATTGAAAG GCTTAAGAAAAGCACGCTTCAGGTAATGGGAGCATCTGTAGAGGATGAAGGTGAGTGGTCTATTGTCGGCGGGACAGGTGATCTCGCGATGGCACGTGGTGTTGTAGCCAAAAGGCTGCATGAGAAAACAGATGGTGGAGACATAGTCGAGCTTACCATACATGGATTCTGTCGCATGCAA CTGCCCATTCTCAACAAGAGGGGCCCATGGGGTGGCAAGCagggttccgctgttggtttggaAAAACCCTCCAAGATTGCAAGTATCACCATCCATTATCAAGAAATAATTAATTCGTTTGAATATATTTACGTCGACCAATATGGCAACATTGGTAACACAAATATTTGGGGCACTAAGAGTCCCAATCACGCAGAG ATCGTGCTCGGCCCTGATGAGATAGTGACAGGAATGTCCGGAACTGTGATCAAACATAATAATCTCGATGTTATACAGACACTGATGTTTACCACCAGCAAGAAAACATACGGGCCTTATGGAAACACCACAAATATACAAGGTGGTACTACTTTCAGCACCGTCGTGCCAAATGGCCAAGCAATTGTCGGCTTCTTCGGGCATACTGATATGAAATGCCTGAACGGAATTGGTGTCTATATGGCCTAG